Proteins from a genomic interval of Xiphophorus maculatus strain JP 163 A chromosome 7, X_maculatus-5.0-male, whole genome shotgun sequence:
- the slc4a3 gene encoding anion exchange protein 3 isoform X2 yields MTDVEGRASRGAGASDRQHERRCSVLRGLGAAAAQQYERQGSFSLADGSEDFEEFVLDFDDYDLLESIHNHLEAPQEPSRHRFEDNPGVRRHLVKKSSRCQMSRSSMSSTPLSSLKKKKRAADKKTHELFVELNELIVDKDQEMRWKERARWIKFEEDVEEETDRWGKPHVASLSFRSLLELRRTITHGAVLLDLEQNTLPGIAHLVVETMIISDQIRAEDRPSVLRALLLKHSHPSDLKHRFHRHQSSASLHGSFNHNHVQETSLPLVAEENDDKGPVYDPKQDVFVSLFKSLHPVPPEHHPGAARSLKLLAKIPKDAEAVIVLVGSVEFLEQPAMAFVRLSEAVLLESVLEVPVPVRFLFVLLGPSQSNVDYHEIGRSFATLMSEKNFHEVAYFADDRQDLLNGINEFLDCSIVIPPSDVEGKDLLKTVADFQKQLLRKRRDREGKKLPSAYGAEQDSKAEASPEEEEEAEQEVDPLKRSGVPFGGLIHDMRRRYPQYVSDLRDALDTQCVAAVIFIYFAALSPTITFGGLLGEKTEGLMGVTELIISTATLGVIFSLLAGQPLLIIGFSGPLLVFEEAFYKFCQAHDFEYLTGRVWIGFWLIFIVLVIVAAEGSFLVRYISPFTQEIFAFLISLIFIYETFSKLIKVFKEHPLMTVYPSDSTVDVDGPVLNQPNTALLSLVLMIGTFFVAFFLRKFRNSRFLGGKARRIIGDFGIPISILLSVLVDISIPDTYTQKLNVPSGFSVTSPDKRGWLISPFGDKQPFPTWMMGASVVPALLVFILIFMETQITSLIVSKKERRLMKGSGFHLDLLLIVVLGAVCPLFGLPWLTAATVRSVTHVNALTVMSKATAPGEKPVIQEVKEQRLTGLLVAVLVGMSIVMTDVLRHIPLAVLFGIFLYMGVTSLTGIQLYERITLMVTPAKHHPDHIYVTKVRTWRMNMFTVIQLACIVALWVVKSTVASLAFPFILIMTVPLRRLILSRIFEERELQALDCDEDSPNFDEDGRDEYNEIHMLV; encoded by the exons GCCACAGGTTTGAGGACAACCCCGGCGTTCGGcgccacctggtgaagaaatcCTCGCGTTGCCAGATGTCGCGGTCCAGCATGAGCTCCACGCCGCTGTCCagtctgaagaagaagaagcgagCGGCGGATAAGAAGACCCACGAG CTGTTTGTGGAGCTGAACGAGCTCATCGTGGACAAAGACCAGGAGATGCGCTGGAAGGAGCGAGCGCGTTGGATCAAGTTTGAGGAGGACGTGGAGGAGGAAACGGACCGCTGGGGAAAACCTCATGTGGCGTCGCTGTCGTTCCGGAGCCTGCTGGAGCTTCGCCGCACCATCACACACG GCGCTGTCCTTCTGGACCTGGAGCAGAACACTCTGCCCGGCATCGCCCACCTGGTGGTGGAAACCATGATCATCTCGGATCAGATCAGAGCGGAGGACCGGCCCAGCGTTCTGCGAGCGCTGCTTCTCAAACACAG CCACCCGAGCGACCTGAAGCACCGTTTCCACCGCCACCAGTCGTCAGCCAGTCTCCACGGCAGCTTCAACCACAACCACGTCCAGGAGACCAGCCTGCCCCTAGTGGCCGAGGAGAACGACGACAAGGGGCCGGTGTACGACCCGAAGCAGGACGTCTTCGTCAGCCTCTTT AAATCCCTCCACCCTGTGCCTCCAGAGCATCATCCAGGTGCTGCCAGGTCCCTCAAGCTGCTCGCCAAGATTCCCAAAGACGCCGAAGCCGTCATTGTTCTAGTTG gatCGGTGGAGTTTCTGGAGCAGCCTGCTATGGCCTTCGTCCGGCTGAGCGAGGCCGTCCTCCTGGAGTCCGTGCTGGAGGTTCCCGTTCCCGTCCGGTTTCTCTTCGTCCTGCTCGGCCCCAGCCAGTCCAACGTGGACTACCACGAGATCGGACGCTCCTTCGCCACGCTAATGTCTGAAAAG AACTTCCATGAGGTGGCGTACTTCGCAGACGACAGGCAGGACCTCCTGAATGGCATCAACGAGTTCCTGGACTGCAGCATCGTCATCCCGCCGTCGGACGTGGAGGGCAAAGACCTGCTGAAGACGGTGGCCGACTtccagaagcagctgctgcgCAAAAGGAGGGACCGAGAAGGCAAGAAGCTCCCGTCTGCTTACGGAGCGGAGCAGGACAGCAAAG CCGAGGCGAGtccggaggaagaggaggaggcggaacaggaagtggaccCTCTGAAGCGCTCAGGCGTCCCGTTCGGGGGCCTGATCCACGACATGCGCCGCCGCTACCCGCAGTACGTCAGCGACCTGCGGGACGCCCTGGACACGCAGTGTGTCGCCGCCGTCATCTTCATCTACTTTGCTGCGCTGTCGCCCACCATCACGTTCGGAGGCCTGCTGG GGGAGAAAACCGAAGGCCTGATGGGCGTAACCGAGCTCATCATTTCCACGGCAACGCTGGGGGTTATCTTCTCCCTGCTGGCCGGTCAGCCGCTCCTCATCATCGGTTTCTCCGGACCGCTGCTGGTGTTCGAAGAGGCTTTCTACAAG TTCTGTCAGGCGCATGACTTTGAATACCTGACTGGCCGCGTCTGGATCGGCTTCTGGCTCATCTTCATCGTCCTGGTGATTGTGGCGGCAGAGGGAAGTTTCCTGGTCCGCTACATCTCACCGTTCACACAGGAAATCTTCGCCTTCCTCATTTCCCTCATCTTCATCTACGAAACCTTCTCCAAACTCATCAAG GTGTTTAAGGAGCATCCGCTGATGACGGTTTACCCGTCGGACTCCACCGTGGATGTGGATGGTCCGGTCCTCAACCAGCCCAACACGGCACTCCTGTCCCTGGTGCTCATGATAGGAACATTCTTCGTTGCTTTTTTCCTCAGGAAGTTCAGAAACAGTCGCTTTCTGGGCGGCAAG GCTAGAAGAATTATCGGTGACTTCGGGATTCCCATCTCCATCCTGCTGTCCGTACTGGTGGATATCTCCATTCCTGACACCTACACTCAG AAACTCAATGTGCCGTCTGGGTTTTCCGTCACGTCTCCCGACAAGAGAGGCTGGCTCATCAGTCCGTTCGGAGACAAGCAGCCGTTCCCAACATGGATGATGGGAGCGTCCGTCGTTCCCGCTCTCCTCGtcttcatcctcatcttcaTGGAAACGCAGATCACCTC GCTGATAGTCAGTAAGAAGGAGCGCCGCCTGATGAAAGGCTCCGGCTTCCACCTGGACCTGCTGCTCATCGTCGTGCTCGGCGCCGTCTGCCCGCTCTTCGGCCTGCCGTGGCTCACCGCCGCCACGGTGCGCTCCGTGACGCATGTCAACGCGCTGACGGTGATGAGCAAAGCCACGGCGCCTGGGGAGAAGCCCGTGATCCAGGaggtgaaggagcagcggctgaCCGGCCTGCTGGTGGCGGTGCTGGTCG GCATGTCCATCGTGATGACCGACGTCCTGCGCCACATCCCGCTCGCCGTCCTCTTCGGCATCTTCCTCTACATGGGCGTCACCTCGCTGACCGGCATCCAGCTCTACGAACGCATCACGCTCATGGTGACTCCCGCCAAGCACCACCCGGACCACATCTACGTCACCAAG GTGAGGACGTGGCGTATGAACATGTTCACCGTCATCCAGCTGGCCTGCATCGTGGCGCTGTGGGTGGTGAAGTCCACCGTGGCGTCGCTGGCCTTCCCCTTCATCCTCATCATGACCGTGCCGCTGCGCCGCCTCATCCTCTCCAGGATCTTCGAGGAGCGCGAGCTGCAGGCG CTGGACTGCGACGAAGACTCCCCCAACTTTGACGAAGACGGCCGAGACGAATACAACGAGATCCACATGCTCGTCTGA